A stretch of the Macaca mulatta isolate MMU2019108-1 chromosome 16, T2T-MMU8v2.0, whole genome shotgun sequence genome encodes the following:
- the DDX52 gene encoding putative ATP-dependent RNA helicase DDX52 isoform X3 — protein sequence MENLLNLFSLRIEITSQEEGATIQWISSVEAKIEDKKVPRESKLTSGKLEHLRKEKINFLRNKHKIHVQGTDLPDPIATFQQLDQEYKINSRLLQNILDAGFQMPTPIQMQAIPVMLHGRELLASAPTGSGKTLAFSIPILMQLKQPANKGFRALIISPTRELASQIHRELIKISEGTGFRIHMIHKAAVAAKKFGPKSSKKFDILVTTPNRLIYLLKQDPPGIDLTSVEWLVVDESDKLFEDGKTGFRDQLASIFLACTSHKVRRAMFSATFAYDVEQWCKLNLDNVISVSIGARNSAVETVEQELLFVGSETGKLLAMRELVKKGFNPPVLVFVQSIERAKELFHELIYEGINVDVIHAERTQQQRDNTVHSFRAGRIWVLICTALLARGIDFKGVNLVINYDFPTSSVEYIHRIGRTGRAGNKGKAITFFTEDDKPLLRSVANVIQQAGCPVPEYIKGFQKLLSKQKKKMIKKPLERESISTTPKCFLEKAKDKRKKVTGQNSKKKVALEDKS from the exons ATGGAAAATTTGCTCAACTTATTTTCATTAAGAATTG aaattactTCCCAAGAAGAAGGTGCTACTATACAGTGGATATCATCTGTAGAAGCAAAGATTGAAGACAAAAAAGTTCCGAGAGAAAGTAAACTCACTTCCGGAAAGTTGGAGCATCTCAGAAAGGAAAAG ATAAACTTCTTGCggaataaacacaaaattcacgTCCAAGGAACCGATCTTCCTGACCCAATTGCTACGTTTCAGCAACTTGACCAGGAATATAAAATCAATTCTCGACTACTTCAGAACATTTTAGATGCAGGTTTCCAAATGCCTACGCCAATCCAAATGCAAGCCATCCCAGTTATGCTGCAT GGTCGGGAACTTCTGGCTTCTGCTCCAACTGGATCTGGAAAAACATTAGCTTTTAGCATTCCTATTTTAATGCAGCTGAAACAGCCTGCGAATAAAGGCTTCAGAGCCCTGATTATATCACCAACACGGGAACTTGCTAGCCAG attcacaGAGAGTTAATAAAAATTTCTGAGGGAACAGGATTCAGGATACATATGATCCACAAAGCAGCAGTGGCAGCCAAGAAATTTGGACCTAAATCATCTAAAAAGTTTG ATATTCTTGTGACTACTCCAAATCGACTAATCTATTTATTAAAGCAAGATCCCCCAGGAATCGACCTAACAAG TGTTGAGTGGCTTGTAGTAGACGAATCAGATAAACTGTTTGAAGATGGCAAAACTGGGTTCAGAGACCAGCTGGCTTCCATTTTCCTGGCCTGCACATCCCACAAGGTCCGAAGAGCTATGTTCAGTGCAACTTTTGCATATGATGTTGAACAGTGGTGCAAACTCAACCTGGACAATGTCATCAGTGTGTCCATTGGAGCAAG GAATTCTGCAGTAGAAACTGTAGAACAAGAGCTTCTCTTTGTTGGATCTGAGACTGGAAAACTTCTGGCCATGAGAGAACTTGTTAAAAAG GGTTTCAATCCAcctgttcttgtttttgttcagTCCATTGAAAGGGCTAAAGAACTTTTTCATGAGCTCATATATGAAGGTATTAATGTGGATGTTATTCATGCAGAGAGAACACAACAGCAG AGAGATAACACAGTCCACAGTTTCAGAGCAGGAAGAATCTGGGTTCTGATTTGTACGGCTTTGCTAGCAAGAGGGATTGATTTTAAAGGTGTGAACTTGGTGATCAACTATGACTTTCCAACCAGCTCAGTGGAATATATCCACAGGATAG GTCGAACTGGAAGAGCAGGGAATAAGGGAAAAGCAATTACATTTTTCACTGAAGATGATAAACCATTATTAAGAAG CGTTGCCAATGTTATACAGCAGGCCGGGTGTCCTGTACCAGAATACATAAAAGGTTTTCAGAAACTACTAAG caaacagaagaaaaagatgatTAAGAAACCATTGGAAAGGGAGAGCATTAGTACAACTCCAAAATGTTTCTTAGAAAAAGCTAAGGATAAACG GAAAAAGGTCACTGGTCAGAACAGCAAGAAGAAAGTAGCTCTTGAAgacaaaagttaa